The Diabrotica virgifera virgifera chromosome 10, PGI_DIABVI_V3a genome has a window encoding:
- the LOC126893102 gene encoding neurofilament medium polypeptide-like, whose translation MNKTNSKKPKGKNNDDQRQKDNDDALISKIENREEQSQDGTIDEDELRKFERELLQRHDQQPKLNRSGAIKHSTLVGEEINTREEEEKEEEEKEEEDPSVKILEAKAFTESHDEKTEEERGGTWEDIEESVLTAFLFDEEDRREMQQMKKRKGDSLEINEKFKKEKLEESKKYPEETDREKVQRKMKQILDILNTEGPIEDERIRMKKLIGEINSMQNRKISPNQTTQGEEKNIRCEQCKIKIEQERQRKETEKIIGIVNKGGDIDTFSQIHEKKWEDKVFEKTKWEHGGLQETIEKKECIIITKNEIKDGGVEGVIRTLREEVAEIIEECKVGDIEYIENVKKSSMANQRRQWYTYVTKVGEQGMYEMAVKAINIIKKREKPPETVRVIVNNEINKEDVRKALEFVGRKENIVWEIVIRGKEMDKGERHEQEEALLIKTGGKSYTDVLKEMNQKIDIGKIGLKVNRLKKTEGGDILVKLKGKGAAEKLKKEMDSKITGMSMAVRKKENYFSITAIDPGFTEEQLISAITTYTGIPEDEIDVKTLRINRHGEQVATIAVRPSKAEELRRYRTIVIGWVICPIMERHTPVRCYKCLHYGHSTYECTGESRVACCYNCFKNGHTAVQCSSTAYCLTCKEEGHRMDRMTCPAYRAWVYGRGGEREPIKH comes from the coding sequence ATGAATAAAACCAACTCAAAAAAACCTAAAGGAAAAAATAACGACGACCAAAGGCAAAAGGACAATGACGACGCATTAATTAGTAAAATTGAGAATAGGGAAGAACAGTCGCAAGACGGCACAATAGATGAAGATGAGCTGAGAAAGTTTGAAAGGGAATTGCTACAACGGCACGATCAACAGCCTAAACTAAACAGGTCGGGTGCCATAAAGCACTCGACACTTGTAGGGGAAGAAATTAATacaagagaagaagaagaaaaagaggaggAAGAGAAAGAAGAGGAAGATCCCTCGGTGAAAATCCTGGAAGCGAAAGCCTTCACAGAAAGTCACGATGAAAAAACGGAAGAAGAAAGGGGAGGAACTTGGGAAGATATAGAGGAGAGTGTTTTAACAGCCTTCTTGTTCGACGAAGAGGACAGAAGAGAAATGCAGcaaatgaaaaaaagaaaaggGGACAGCCTTGagataaatgaaaaattcaaaaaagaaaaacTTGAAGAAAGCAAAAAATATCCAGAAGAAACCGACAGGGAAAAGGTCCAACGGAAAATGAAacaaatactcgatatacttaataCAGAAGGCCCAATAGAGGACGAAAGAATAAGAATGAAAAAACTCATAGGGGAAATTAACTCTATGCAAAACAGAAAAATTAGCCCAAATCAAACAACACAAGGGGAGGAGAAAAATATAAGATGCGAACAATGTAAAATTAAGATCGAGCAAGAGAGACAAagaaaagaaacagaaaaaataataggAATTGTAAACAAGGGAGGAGACATAGACACCTTTAGTCAAATCCACGAGAAGAAATGGGAGGACAAGGTGTTTGAAAAAACGAAGTGGGAACATGGGGGACTGCAAGAgacaattgaaaaaaaagaatgcataataataactaaaaacGAAATAAAAGACGGAGGGGTAGAGGGCGTCATAAGAACGCTCAGGGAAGAAGTAGCAGAAATCATTGAGGAATGCAAAGTGGGCGACATAGAGTACatagaaaatgtaaagaaaagcTCTATGGCCAACCAAAGGAGGCAGTGGTACACATATGTAACCAAAGTGGGTGAACAGGGAATGTATGAAATGGCTGTAAAGgccataaatataataaaaaaaagggAGAAGCCCCCGGAAACCGTTAGAGTCATCGTTAACAACGAGATAAATAAGGAAGATGTGCGAAAAGCTCTCGAATTTGTGGggagaaaagaaaatatagtaTGGGAAATAGTTATCAGAGGGAAGGAGATGGATAAAGGGGAGAGGCATGAGCAGGAAGAAGCGCTCCTAATCAAAACGGGGGGGAAATCATACACTGATGTATTAAAAGAGATGAATCAGAAAATTGATATAGGGAAGATTGGCTTAAAAGTAAATAGGCTAAAAAAAACAGAAGGGGGAGACATCCTCGTAAAACTAAAGGGGAAGGGAGCAGCGGAGAAACTGAAGAAGGAGATGGACAGTAAAATAACGGGAATGAGCATGGCTGTTCGGaagaaagaaaattatttttccatcacGGCAATAGACCCTGGGTTTACAGAAGAACAGCTAATAAGCGCGATAACAACATATACCGGTATCCCCGAGGACGAAATAGATGTCAAAACGCTACGTATAAATAGGCATGGGGAACAGGTGGCGACCATAGCCGTACGCCCCTCAAAAGCAGAAGAGCTACGGAGGTATAGAACGATAGTAATAGGTTGGGTTATATGCCCCATAATGGAACGCCATACGCCAGTAAGGTGTTATAAGTGCCTCCATTATGGTCACAGCACCTATGAGTGCACAGGGGAGAGCAGGGTAGCATGCTGCTACAACTGCTTTAAAAACGGGCATACAGCGGTGCAGTGTAGCAGCACTGCGTACTGCTTAACTTGTAAGGAAGAGGGTCATAGAATGGACCGCATGACATGCCCAGCCTATAGGGCGTGGGTGTACGGCAGGGGAGGGGAAAGGGAACCCATAAAACATTAA